One Odocoileus virginianus isolate 20LAN1187 ecotype Illinois chromosome 6, Ovbor_1.2, whole genome shotgun sequence DNA segment encodes these proteins:
- the LOC110147376 gene encoding olfactory receptor 4F3/4F16/4F29-like: MDGGNHSVVSEFVFLGLTHSWEFQLLLLVFSSVLYVASMTGNILIVFSVTTDPHLHSPMYFLLANLSFIDLGACSVTSPKMICDLFRKRKVISFGSCIAQIFFIHAIGGVEMVLLIAMAFDRYVAICKPLHYLTIMSPRMCILFLAAAWALGMSHSLFQLAFIVNLPFCGPNVLDSFYCDLPRLLRLACTHTYRLQFIVTVYSGFICVSSFFILLISYIFILLTVWKRSSGGLSKALSTLSAHITVVILFFGPTMFVYTWPHPNSQMDKFLALSDAVLTPF; the protein is encoded by the coding sequence ATGGATGGAGGGAATCACTCGGTGGTGTCTGAGTTTGTGTTTCTGGGACTCACTCATTCATGGGAGTTCCAGCTGCTCCTCCTGGTCTTTTCCTCTGTGCTCTATGTGGCAAGCATGACTGGGAACATCCTCATTGTGTTTTCTGTGACCACCGATCCTCACTTACATTCCCCCATGTACTTCCTACTGGCCAACCTCTCCTTCATTGACTTGGGAGCCTGCTCTGTCACTTCTCCCAAGATGATCTGTGACCTTTTCAGAAAGCGTAAAGTCATTTCCTTTGGAAGCTGCATTGCTCAGATCTTCTTCATCCATGCCATTGGTGGGGTGGAGATGGTGCTGCTCATCGCCATGGCCTTTGACAGATATGTTGCCATATGTAAGCCTCTCCACTATCTGACCATCATGAGCCCGAGGATGTGCATTTTGTTTCTGGCTGCTGCTTGGGCCCTTGGTATGAGCCACTCACTGTTCCAACTAGCATTTATTGTTAATTTGCCCTTCTGTGGTCCTAATGTATTGGACAGCTTTTACTGTGATCTTCCTCGGCTCCTCAGACTGGCCTGTACACATACTTACAGACTTCAGTTCATAGTCACTGTCTATAGTGGGTTTATCTGTGTTAGTTCCTTCTTTATACTCCTCATCTCCTATATCTTCATCCTGTTAACTGTTTGGAAACGCTCCTCAGGTGGTTTATCCAAGGCCCTCTCCACTTTGTCAGCTCACATCACGGTGGTTATTTTGTTCTTTGGTCCAACCATGTTTGTCTATACATGGCCGCACCCCAATTCCCAAATGGACAAGTTTCTTGCTCTTTCTGATGCTGTTCTcactcctttttaa